In the Bacillus amyloliquefaciens DSM 7 = ATCC 23350 genome, AAAGAGCTGACGGGAGACGCGTCCGACAGCGGCTCAATCAGTTCAAGCTTTGTGCCTCCCGCTTCTAAAAAAGCAGCTTTCACATTTTGTCCGTTTACCAGCTCTTCTCCCATATAAGTAAGCCCCAGCATCCGTTCGTAAAATCCCCTTGCTGCATCAATAGAGCTGACGGCAATACCGACATGATCAAGTTTTTTCATAGCGCGGCCACCTGCTTTCCGCCATAGGATATGGCTTGTTCATACAAGCAAAACACGTTAAAATGATAAACAGTAATCTTAAGGAGTGAAACGATGTCTCAAAAATTCATGAAAAGCGCCGTCATCGTCATTCTAGGCGTATTTATACTGTCAACCGTCTTTTCAAGCATTATGATGTATTTGCGATAAAAAAGCAGGCGCCTCATTGCACAGGGATCTCCTGCTTTTTTATGAGGGCTTTCCGCTCTTTTGCAATGTTCTCAAATGAGCGGTTTTCTTTTGTAATCAACACTTTTGTTCCCTCAGGGATGATCCGAAAAATATGGATGACATCCCGGTTTTTCATACGGATGCAGCCGTTTGATACAAACCCTCCGATCAGCTCTTCTCTGTTTGTCCCGTGAATGCCGTATATCCTGCCGTCGGTTCCTCTCGCGTCAAAACCGATCCAGCGGACGCCGAGCGGATTTTCCGGCGCACCTCCCTCTACATTTTTCTTCCGATAATATGGATTTACGGCTTTAACCGTTACCGTAAATTCTCCTTCAGGCGTCAGATCATCTGTCTTTCCCGTCGCCACCTGATAAATGCCTTCTATTCGATTATCCTTCACAACGGCTAGCGCATTTGTGGCTTTATTGACGATTATATAAGGGTCACCCGGCAAAGGATTCGCGCCAAGCGGCCAAAGCGGGGACAGCAGCAGGGCGGCTGACAATAAAAAAAATCGCATGGGCTCCCCTCCTT is a window encoding:
- the prli42 gene encoding stressosome-associated protein Prli42, encoding MSQKFMKSAVIVILGVFILSTVFSSIMMYLR
- a CDS encoding L,D-transpeptidase, with product MRFFLLSAALLLSPLWPLGANPLPGDPYIIVNKATNALAVVKDNRIEGIYQVATGKTDDLTPEGEFTVTVKAVNPYYRKKNVEGGAPENPLGVRWIGFDARGTDGRIYGIHGTNREELIGGFVSNGCIRMKNRDVIHIFRIIPEGTKVLITKENRSFENIAKERKALIKKQEIPVQ